GAGGACATGGACATCACGACCGAGGACAAAAAGGAGATCGTCGCCCTCTCCGAGGAAGACGACATCTACGAGCAGATGGTCGACTCCATCGCCCCCTCGATCTACGGCTACCGCCAGGCCAAACTGGCGATGATCCTCCAGCTGTTCTCCGGCGTCACCAAACACCTCCCCGACGAATCGCGGATCCGGGGCGACCTGCACATGCTTCTCATCGGGGACCCGGGTACCGGGAAGTCTCAAATGTTGCAATATATCCGAGAGATCGCTCCACGTTCTGTCTATACGTCAGGTAAGGGCTCGTCCTCGGCGGGGCTCACTGCGGCCGCAGTCCGCGACGACTTCGGCGACGGGCAGCAGTGGACACTGGAGGCTGGAGCGCTCGTACTGGCCGATCAGGGCATCGCAGCTGTCGACGAGCTCGACAAGATGCGACCGGAAGACCGGTCGGCGATGCACGAAGCACTGGAGCAGCAGAGCATTAGTGTAAGCAAGGCAGGGATTAACGCCACGCTGAAAAGTCGCTGCTCGCTCCTGGGTGCGGCCAACCCGAAGTACGGTCGGTTCGACCAGTACGAGTCCATCGCGGAGCAGATCGACCTGGAACCAGCGCTGATCTCCCGGTTCGACCTGATCTTCACGGTGACGGACAAGCCCGACGAGGAGGAAGACCGGAACCTCGCGGAACACATCCTGACGACCAACTACGCGGGGGAGCTCAACACCCATCGGACGGAGACGAGTGCCTCGGATTACACGGAAGAGGAGGTCGCGCGGGTGACCGACGAGGTGGCGCCGGAGATCGAGGCGGAACTCCTCCGGAAGTACGTCGCCTACGCGAAGCGGAACGTCTTCCCGACGATGACGGAGGAGGCGAAGACGGAGATTCGCGAGTTCTACGTCGACCTGCGCTCGCGGGGGACCGACGAGGACGCGCCGGTGCCGGTGACGGCCCGGAAACTGGAGGCGCTGGTCAGGCTGGCGGAGGCCAGCGCCCGGATTCGGCTCTCCGATACCGTGGAGGTCGACGACGCCCGGCGGGTCATCGAGATCGTCCAGCGGACGCTGGAGGACATCGGGATGGACCCGGAGACGGGCGAACTCGACGCGGACGTGATCGAGACGGGGACCTCGAAGACCCAGCGCGACCGGATCAAGAACCTGAAGACGCTGATCGGCGACATCGAGGACGAGTACG
Above is a genomic segment from Halorientalis sp. LT38 containing:
- a CDS encoding minichromosome maintenance protein MCM; amino-acid sequence: MARAEDTEVIDLFEEFYRNYYRNEIGELAQKYPNEQKSLYVDWQELYRFDPDLAQDFRNHPAQFQDYAEEALRLYDLPVDVKLGQAHVRVENLPESTDIREIRADHRGKLISVQGIVRKATDVRPKVTTAAFECQRCGTLTRIPQTAGDFQEPHECQGCERQGPFRINYDQSEFVDAQKLRVQESPEGLRGGETPQSIDVNIEDDITGEVTAGDHVRVSGELNLDQQGSQQEKSPMFDVYMDGSSVTIEDEQFEDMDITTEDKKEIVALSEEDDIYEQMVDSIAPSIYGYRQAKLAMILQLFSGVTKHLPDESRIRGDLHMLLIGDPGTGKSQMLQYIREIAPRSVYTSGKGSSSAGLTAAAVRDDFGDGQQWTLEAGALVLADQGIAAVDELDKMRPEDRSAMHEALEQQSISVSKAGINATLKSRCSLLGAANPKYGRFDQYESIAEQIDLEPALISRFDLIFTVTDKPDEEEDRNLAEHILTTNYAGELNTHRTETSASDYTEEEVARVTDEVAPEIEAELLRKYVAYAKRNVFPTMTEEAKTEIREFYVDLRSRGTDEDAPVPVTARKLEALVRLAEASARIRLSDTVEVDDARRVIEIVQRTLEDIGMDPETGELDADVIETGTSKTQRDRIKNLKTLIGDIEDEYDEGAPVERVLERAEEAGMERSKAEHEIDKLKQQGEVYEPRNDHLRTT